The following is a genomic window from Oncorhynchus masou masou isolate Uvic2021 chromosome 6, UVic_Omas_1.1, whole genome shotgun sequence.
ccccagtgagtgggcctggcttCCAAGAggatgggcctatgccctcccaggcctaTCCACAGCTACgctcctgcccagtcatgtgaaatccatagattagggcctaatgaatttatttgaattgacaaattcccttatatgaactgtaactttgtAAAATCGatgttatgtttatatttttgttcggtataaTTCGGTATAATAATAATTGGCCAAGCTATGTAGCCTATTGATTCCTTCTTGATGAATAAATCAAACTAAAATATTTAGTTGTTTCTCTGTAATGTTGTTGGCATTATGATTATGGTTCTAGATTGCAGGGGAAAATGTTCTTTCGGGGGTTTGAAAAATACTAAATTCTTCCAGAGGAGAAACATTATGCCCCCCCATATCCCCATATCCCCTCATCCTCACATACTCACAAcacacctttgtgtgtgtgtgtgtgtatgttttgtgaAATAAATCAGCATCTTTATAACATCCTGTCTGCATTTTAAAAGCATCCTTCGTAGGCTACAACctcctcactgtgtgtgtggaaATGGGCATCACCATTGATCTGAATGATGCTGTTGTTCAATGCGTCTgactctcactcagtcactctctCCTGACCACTGAGCAAAGCAGTGGAGGAAGCGAGCCTCCAAGGGGAGGGCAACATGTCAGCAAGCCGCTACTTTCCTCCTCTCAACTGCAGATGATGTGTGCATGTTTTGAGTGAGCTACTGATCGTTTGAAGAAGTTACTCCCTCCCAGCCCATGCTGGTAGTTGTAAACCCTAATTGGGCGTACGGTCTTTTGAACAAATTGAGCCTCGATCGGAACCTACTGGCCGTGGCTTCCTCTCGCTTCAACTGGCTGCAGTTCAGAAGGACAGGAGTAGAGAGAAGCAGTCGGGAGTCCTGACTGCAGTTGACtgtggcacagagagacagggagagcaggCAGCTCGGGAGCCGAGCAGAGCCAGAGAGTGGCCTCTCAGAGTGGGCAGCACTATGGATCCGGGGGTGTGCGTTCTGGAACTCCTCGGGATCCTCTTCTCTATTGGTGCCTGGATCTGCTCGCTGGCCACCACCATCATGTCCACCTGGCTGACCCTGTCCACCGACCTGCTGCCCGCGGAGAGCTACGAGCTGGGCCTGTGGGAGACGTGTGTGGTGCAGGACCTTGGAATTCTGGAGTGCAGACCCTATGACAGTCTCCTCGGCCTGCCTCCGGACATCAAACTAGCCCGGATCCTCATGTGTGTAACAGTGGCCACGGGCCTCCTGGGTCTCCTGCTAGCTATTCCTGGAATCTACTGGATCAACAGCTGCAACCAGGGGCCTGAGGGGTTGAGGGTGAAGAGATTGATGAAGATGCTGGGGGGGATATTGTGCTTGGTTGCAGGGATACTGGGTCTCATACCTGTGTCTTACATCGCTCACCTGACGGTCATGCGGTTCTTCGATGAGGCCGTGCCGGCAATCGTGCCACGCTGGGAGTTTGGAGATGCCCTATTCTGTGGCTGGACGGCGGGGTTTCTACACCTGGTGGCTGGCTCTCTGCTGGTCACCTCCTGCGTGTGCCTACAAGAGGAGCCCTGCACCTTACAAATGCCTATACCGCTACAGAGaagacatacacacgcacacagtaccAATACCCCACATAGGAAGAGGTCCATGGAATATGTTTGATAAGCTATTGAGAAGTGAGAACAGTATTCTCAGTAGCCTCTGCCCTGTCTCTATCAATGGTGAATAAAACTGCTTACCTTAAGCTTTTTCATGCTTATTTACATTAGCTATAGTTATTGAGTACACTTGCTGGGACAAATCTTTCCCCATATATTGAGACAGAATGCTGGTACTTATTTCAATCACTCAAACAGGGTTTTGTGCATGTCATGTTTGCAAAAATATCACCTACTGTACATTTATCAAACCGAAATTCTTTATGGAACCAAAGAGACTACAGCTTTAAAAGCTGCCATTTCGTCCTAATACGTCGCTGTGCCTACTGTTGGTACTGTGGAAGAGATAGTGTGTGCAATGCTGCCAGAGAATTTGATGACAAGCAGTATATTGTCTGTGAAAGGACTGTAAAACTACAATTCTGACCAAGGTTGATTATTCTGTATGTCAATGTCAATGATTGCCTTGGATATCATATCTTATCACAATACCAATTATTTTTTACAGCATCTATTATCCTTTTTGTCCCATAACTAAATGAAACCAGTTTGAATAGTGCATAAAAAAATGTATCCCTTCTTGATATTCTACACAGTTACTCAATCAGCAATGCATTAGGGGAATAATTAATCATACACATTGTAATTAGAACAAAGAGAAAAAGTATAACATTATATTGTAGAAAGCTAATAATAATTAATGTGAGGAATGTACTAAGTATTTGGGAATGTGTGTTTCAAATGGTGAACGATCGGGACTTGCTTGCAACAACTGGACAAGACAATGACTTCATGGATATTTCAGGATCTGATTGTATTTGTTTCATTTCTGCTGAAATTTCCACTATACGTTCTCTCTAGTTAGAGGCCAATATTACTGATTTACCACATACATTATATCAGATATATACCAATATACATTATATTGTATATTGCTCTGTAGTGGTTTTCTGACTCTGAATTGATCAGATATTATAGTGCCACAAGGCTACATATCCTACATCAGTTGTATCCATACCGTGGAGAAATCTGAATATTAAAGAAAGTTGATATtatcaaataaagaaaaaaaaaaaaaaaacctgacCATGATTCATTCCTAAGCATCACAAACCGCCTGCTTGTGTTACACAACTGTTGCTAGACAACGATGAGGAAGTGAGTTTAAGTAAGGTGAGGTGACAGACCAAGTCCAGTGGAAACGGAGCTTAAGTCTAATTCCCGCTGATTTCGGTCTTGGCTCCTGGGCtaagctgtagttaatgaacatCAGAATAATGATAGGTAATGTGAGGATTGTCAGACTTCCTGGACATCGCCCATTACACACAAGCTTGCTCAGGCAGGTCAGGTTCTTATactacatttttaaaattcaATGTCTCCTTTATTTATTTAGCCAGCTGAGTCCCATTGAGATATGAATCTCTTTCTCAGGGGTTCCCTGCGCGGCCAAGCGGAAGCAACAGCCGTAAAATACTGCTTGTCCATTTCAATGCTAGAATTTCATTTCCAAATGAGACCATACTCCCTATGCAgtgtattacttttgaccaggacctataaaggagctggccaaaagtagtgcactatttagggaacagggcgccatttgggatgcacccttgCTCCTGAGTGTGCTCTGCTACAGTTCCTCCCAGGTCTTCACATTACGAGACCCCGCCTGGACTTTGAAATGCTCGGACTGCTCCCCACTGCCTCCTGTGTCCATGTTGTCATCTGAAAGATCCCATTGTTGTCTCCTCACAATGGAAGTCATTATAGCTTCCTATGCTAATCGCTTGATCTATCATAGGCAGTGGTTGGTCCTACATCAGAGAAACACATGGAGCCAACCACTATATGTTAAACAGCAAACAGCTCTGTTGTCACATGTCACTTTGAAACACAATGAAAGGGAACATTCGAAACTGTTCTATCCTTCTTCAATCTCACATAACACCACAACAGCTCTGTTGTACAGTGCTGATACAGTTATGTTCCTTTCTCAGCAGATTGTGAAATGCCTTATGGGAGATGTCTATTGCTTGATGGTTAATGATTAGGGCCAGGGTGGTTAGGGTCACTATTAACGGGTAGGGTTTGGGTTACGGGTTAAGGACAGGTTAGGTTCTGGTTACGGGTTAAGGACAGGTTAGGTTCTGGTTACGGGTTAAGGACAGATTAGGCTCTGGTTACGGGGTAAGGACAGGTTAGGTTCTGGTTACGGGTTAAGGACAGGTTAGGTTCTGGTTACTGGGTAAGGACAGGTTAGGTTCTGGTTACGGGTTAAGGACAGGTTAGGTTCTGGTTACGGGTTAAGGACAGGTTAGGTTCTGGTTACGGGTTAAGGACAGGTTAGGTTCTGGTTACGGGTTAAGGACAGGTTAGGTTCTGGTTACGGGTTAAGGACAGGTTAGGTTCTGGTTACGGGTTAAGGACAGGTTAGGTTCTGGTTACGGGTTAAGGACAGGTTAGGTTCTGGTTACGGGTTAAGGACAGGTTAGGGTTCTGGTTACGGGTTAAGGACAGGTTTGGTTCTGGATCGATGAAGTTCAATGATTTGCATCGATCTATTCCTTCACTATCAACGTCACTGTACCAACTTTAGTATTGTTACAGACTCATTTACAAAAAATAGTGCTGTGTGTTCAGTCTTAGCAAACATCGTAATATTTCCCCCCCTGAAACATTATGCTGAAGGCAATAAGGAGGAGGTAAGACAATGAAGTCAATGCTCTGAGGACAATAACAAAGAACTTGAGTGCCATAGCGAGTGATGACACAACGGTGGGGAAATCCAGAACATGTTACACAACATCTATGATAAACCTGTCATCTCCTTTCAACCTTCTACCTTAATGCCTGAGATTTACGTCAGCCACACCACTATACCACGCAGCTATACTGTAGTAACTATAGACTAGACCAGAGCTCTCCAAGTTAACACTGTTCCTGGACCgctcctgtcctgtaggttttcacgcCAACCTtaatctagcgcacctgattctaataattatctGGTTGATTAGATGAAATCAGGCTAGTTCCAACTGTGGTTGGAGCAAAaaactacaggaacagggttggagagccctggactagagACAAGACCCACAGTCAGGTATTTTAATATGTTCCTTCTGCCTATGGTGAGGGTGTGTCCTGCCCACTATAAAGGCCTCTGCCTCCTTTAGCCAGACCACAACCAATCGTCTCAATGAGTTCCTCTGGAGACAAAAAAAAGAGTGTTGGACCCCTGACTGAAAAAGCTTTTTTTCCCCTCCCAACACAGTGTCCTGTCCACTGGATCTGACTATCCTGACTTTCAGCCAGAGTAACAATCCCCACTGTGATGGTCCTTACTCCTGCTTTGAGAGGTCTGGTGAAGGACTCACCTGTCCTGCCACTGCCagtctcagcctcctctcctgcactgttCACATGAACGGGGCCCAAATGACTCAAATAGAGGCTTCACAATACACATCACTTCTTCTTGGCCTCTGGTGTCTTCATTTTTGAACCATAGTTAACAAgaacttttgttttgttttaacttGTCAAAGCAAGTAAAAAACCTGAATAAAAACCTTTAAAATCCTCAAAAGAGAGCAATGAATGAACCAATTTGGGAAAGAATCTaatcccttcctccttcctcaaTCAAATGGATTATGTGATTTTTGTGAGTCTGTGACTGTCAAAACACCTACGACTGTTTCTGCCAGAGCCATATTTGACTTTAACACGATAACACCTTATGGCCGCTAACGGAAGCCTTGTTACCAGGAAACAATGTGGTCTGTGTGTTCTAATAGGGGCAGACAGTGGATGTGTCACTAAttacacccttttccctttatagtgcactacatttggtctctggtccaaagtagtgcactatacagggaatagggtgccacttgggacaaaGGCAGTAAGTACCCAGCGTTCACCAGTCAGTGGGGGAGCTCTGCAGCCTGCAAGGCACAGTCAGGGAAAGAGGATAATTGAGGTCCTTGCCGTACCGTCTAAAACCAGACCGAGGAACAATCCTGTTGCTACTCCACATCAAAACAAACAAAATTGTATTGATTAAAACATTGTCTCTTTTAATCACATGATTTAACACAACTATTTCTGACTGAATTGTGTATGTGTATAATATTGTACCTGGATGTCAAGAGCCTGTAAAAGTTCAAGAATACATTTTCAATATGATCAAATAAACAGCAACAGTGCATAATTTACAAAGAAACACATTCAATGACACCAGCAATACAAATTACATGTAAAACATATTTCATGTAATCAGTTTTCAAACTCCCTTTCGAGTGATTACAAGGCAATGACTAAAGACAAGTGTGTTGCAAGTACATCCtcaaaagagagagtgtgtgtctgtgtgtgtgtgtgtgtgtgctcccaaTTACTGCTACTCTACAGGAGCAGTATTCACTGAATACAACACAAACGCACTGTGACTGTAAAATAAAGGCGCTTTTTTGTTATCAACTATAGTACAACGATTTAGGTATAAGAATGTTACGAATCAATGTATGATCAATGTAATGACATATTTTAAAGGTGCAATCTGCAgctcaaacaataacaaagtgaccATCCATCCATGATACcgaaatgatagttttaaccacaATGACGCTATACAGcgtttgtttacaaacaatggagtgaaacaagcttatatttggggttctgatggggaatGACAGGTCATGATGCatttataaattatattcttcaagaatcaatggggtGTACACTGagtagacaaaacattaagaacacctgctcgttccatgacagactgaccaggtgaacccaggtgaaggcgattgatgtcacttgttctgAGGTTCTGAGGAGGGGTTCTCATACTAACCACATAGTTTCATCAAACGGATATTCCTGTGTTATGTCACATCACTTCTGCTTCAATGCTTCAAATACAAAATGGGATATGGCCAACTCAGACAAAAATCACAAGTGCTCATCAGAGTGGAAGGCAGGATTGTCCCTGGCCTGAGAGTTACTCAGATTATCCATACTGTGTCCCACAGACCCAGGGGACAATGTCCCAACACGTGACCCATCAAAGTGTCTTGCCTCTGGACCAGAAGGCTCCACTCTGGGTCCCATCTTGACAGGGAACCTGTAGAGGATGAAGATAACTCCACTGACGATCATCATAAACGACCCTATGATCCCGACCCCGATACCTGCCCCTGGTTTCTGGGTCACAGGTGCAGGGGGCATGTGGAAGTTTGAAGGGAACGCAATCGTTTGATTGGTCACCACCGAGTTCAAGTTCCACAGGAGAGGTATGAGAAAACACACAGCGGACAACAAGCACAGAGTACCAGCCACTGCGAACGCACGGCGGATAGGCGTCTGCTTCTCCAGTCCGAAATAGACGCTCCTGAGGGCGTAGACGGCGGCGGCGTTTCCACAGAACCCCACGACCAGCCCTAGCAGAGTGAGCACCTGGGCCGTGGCGACCTCCGGGGGTGTGAAGGAGTCGGACAGCGCCATACTCTGACAATACATGACCCTGAACCCAGAGGTCACGAGTGTATGGCTATAGAAACACACCCTCCAGAGACCGACCCAGGCCTCTCCTGAGGTGATGAAGGTCAAGTCGGCCACCTGCCAGACCCTCCACTGGATGAGTCCAAGGGTCACCGCGGTAAGGGCCCAACCCACGGCGCTCAACCACAGGCTGACGAACTGAGGGTGAGCCGTGTGAACCAGGTATGCCatatcacaacacacagagagcttCACCTTAAACGGACAGCCAAGATAATCCACCGACAGGCCTCTTTGTCTGCCCACAGAGAAACAACATCTTCTGATCAGATGAACTGAAGCCCCGTCATCTCAACAGAGCTCATCTCAGAGAGCTGCCGTATTGAATGAACAGCCATCTATTAAATGATCCTCACCCTCAGACTCCGGACTCACACCTCATATTAAGGAAGAGGCTTGGATACGTTGTCGTTTTCCCAGATCCTGTCCCTTTCCCAAAGCACCTGCTTCCCTCAGAGGTAAAGAAAAAAAGCATGGATCTGGTGAGGGCAGGCAGCTAAACAACACACCTGTGAATGTGAAGAGCCTCAACACAATGCATACATGAGAAGGAAAGACAAAAAGTGAGAGAACAATGACTGAGGCAACTGTTGCCATGACAGTCTACAAACAGGGAAATTACAATGGGGATTAAATGCAGTGGATCGGGACGCGTTAATTCGATGTTGTCAATAGGCTATATGTCCCCATTTGAACTACCTCAAAGGCTGTAGTATGACCCAGGTTTATTGCATGCCAT
Proteins encoded in this region:
- the LOC135541184 gene encoding putative claudin-24, whose product is MDPGVCVLELLGILFSIGAWICSLATTIMSTWLTLSTDLLPAESYELGLWETCVVQDLGILECRPYDSLLGLPPDIKLARILMCVTVATGLLGLLLAIPGIYWINSCNQGPEGLRVKRLMKMLGGILCLVAGILGLIPVSYIAHLTVMRFFDEAVPAIVPRWEFGDALFCGWTAGFLHLVAGSLLVTSCVCLQEEPCTLQMPIPLQRRHTHAHSTNTPHRKRSMEYV
- the LOC135542546 gene encoding claudin-34-like; translation: MAYLVHTAHPQFVSLWLSAVGWALTAVTLGLIQWRVWQVADLTFITSGEAWVGLWRVCFYSHTLVTSGFRVMYCQSMALSDSFTPPEVATAQVLTLLGLVVGFCGNAAAVYALRSVYFGLEKQTPIRRAFAVAGTLCLLSAVCFLIPLLWNLNSVVTNQTIAFPSNFHMPPAPVTQKPGAGIGVGIIGSFMMIVSGVIFILYRFPVKMGPRVEPSGPEARHFDGSRVGTLSPGSVGHSMDNLSNSQARDNPAFHSDEHL